The genomic interval AAACTTTGTGGCCAAAATTGCTTGCTGACTCTCGAGGTAATTGTACCTCCCACCAACAACACCAAGTAGCAAACGAACTTGTGAAGTTCCCTTTAAGGAAAGGAAACAAAGAAAAGCGATAAATACTGTCTTTTTTATCATCGTTGCAAAGTTGGGCAAGACTTGGCTTACAATCAATACAGCATATGCCGTACTTTTCCGTTTATTTTCAGTTAGAGAATGGGCTAATTAGTTCCAGTCAAAACTTGCACTTTTTTAACAAGCTTCCTGTTCTAAAAAGGACATTCTCAGCAAAAATTAGTAACTTTGCATCCAATATTTTACGTTTGGAAACAGTATACATTACCCGAAGAGAACATTTTAACGCAGCCCATAAATTGTGGCGTGAAGAATGGTCTGATGAAAAAAATGAAGAAGTTTTTGGTAAGTGCAGCAATAAAAACTGGCATGGACACAACTTTGAATTATTCGTCACGGTAAAAGGAGAACCAAATCCGGAAACGGGTTTTGTTATCAACTTGAAAGACTTGAGTGTGATCATCAAAGAATTGGTCATCGAAGAAGTAGATCACAAAAATTTGAACCTAGATGTTCCGTTTCTAAAAGGGAAACTGGCTTCTACTGAAAATTTAGCCATTGAAATTTGGAAAATTATCGATGCTCCCATTCAAGAAGCTGGTGGTCAATTGTGTAAAATCAAGTTGGTAGAAACTGAAAACAATTACGTCGAATATTTTGGTGGAAAAGAACCGTTTTAAAACAAGTTCAAAAGATTCAAATCTTCTTCGCTCTAAGAGCTTTGAAGGTTCAAAGAGTTTAAAAGATTCAATTTGAACATTTGAACATTTGAACATTTGAACATTTGAACATTTGAACATTTGAACATTTGAACATTTGAACATTTAGCAAAAAATACATACTATCATGAGCGATTTTCATTACAACGACGACACAACGGAAAACATTTCAACTATTTACAAATCGATTCTTTCTCAAATTGGCGAAAATCCAGAGCGTGAAGGCTTACTAAAAACTCCCGAACGCGTAGCAAAAGCATTGCAATTTTTAACGCAAGGATACGACATTAAACCAGCTGACATTTTAAAAAGCGCTTTGTTTCACGAAGAATATTCGGAAATGGTGATTGTGAAAGACATTGAAGTTTATTCAATGTGTGAGCATCACATGCTTCCTTTTTTTGGAAAAGCACACATTGCCTATATTCCAAACGGAACAATCGTTGGATTGAGCAAAATTCCACGAGTAGTGGATGCTTTTAGCAGAAGATTACAAGTTCAGGAGCGTTTGACGATTGAAATTCGCGATTGCATCCAAGAAACATTGAAACCAAAAGGTGTTGCAGTTGTTTTGGAATGTCAGCACATGTGTATGCAAATGCGCGGCGTACAGAAACAAAATTCGGTAACGACTTCCAGTGCATTTACTGGCTTATTTTTAAGCAACGATTCAACTAGAAAAGAGTTTATTAATTTAGTACAAGCAAAATTGCATTAAACCAAAACAACTAACACCCCTAAATTACATGATTAGAAACACCACTTTTTTAATCCTTTCGTTTTTCTTTTTTTTGTGCACTCAGATTGTATTGGGAGCAGAAAAGCTCACTTTTTCTTTGGAGAAAATAGTCATACATGTTAATTCTATTGATTCTTATCACACGACCAATTATTTTGAAGGAGCAAATGAAACAGATTCGGAACAGCGCTTTTACTTTTCGATTGTTGAAACAGAAACGCTTTTATCTAAACAAGGTTCTTTCACAGTAAATGGAAAAACAAAACGGGTTAATTTCGAGTCAAATCTAACCATTTCTACCATCAGTTGGGGAAATGTATTCAATGGAGTTAGAACTTACAGTTTCTTGGTGCCGCCCAATTCCTTGTTTAAATTTGAATACCAAACGGCCGCTACTGAAACAATTTTCTTATCTGCAATCAACAAAAGCGGAGACAATGATGCTACTGATTTTTTCTATGACATTACCCTTCCAGAGAATCTTGAAGTCTCATTAAGACATAGAACCGATAAAAAAACAGGGCATTTTGTAATCACCAATCAAGATTTTCAAACAGACGAAGAACGAATCTATTTTCTCGTTCATCCAAAAGGAATGGAGCCCAATACGTATTTCACTAATTGGTTCATAAGGAAAACAGAAAATCACGAAGGAGTTGATCCTAGCTTGCTTCCTGAAAAATTAAGGATACTTGGAGCAAAAGGAAAATCCAAAGAATTGGCACAAGCTTGTTTCGAATATGTTCAAACGACCATTCAGTATTTGGATATTGAAAACGGATTGAACGCATTTATTCCAAGACAAGCCAATCAAACTATCAAAAACAAATACGGCGATTGTAAGGACATGGCAATGCTTTTGAATCAGTTGCTTCATCATTTTGGTTTTGAATCCTACTTGAGTATTTCAAAAACATCCATCAAAAAAGACACCTACGATTTTCCATCAATCGCCATGGCAAATCACATGATTGTTTCCTTAATACTCGATAATCAAATCTATTTCCTCGATTGTACTGAACAAGAATGTTTGTTCGGAGACCCGAGCACTCAAATCATTGGTACAGAAGCATTCTTAATCGACAAAAAACAAGATCCTTATCAAAAAGTACCTGAAACCTTGCTTTTTCAACCCAAATTATCCTTGGATTACCAGTTTTTTATGAATGAAAACAATCAACCTGCTTATCGTTTGAAAATAACTTTTGAAGAAAAATTTGCCTTGCTTTTCCGACACATGAATCAATACAATTCAACGGATGAGAAAACGAAAAAGATTATTGAGTACTTGATTCCCTGCGCTCATAAAATTGATAGTGCTTTTACATCCAATCATGAAGCATCCATTTACATTTCCTGCAATCTTCCAGCATCTTATTACAATGTGGTGAATAACCAACAGTACATCGACTTAAAATTCATGCCTGAAATTAGCAAGCTAATGACAATTGCATACAACAATGACAGCGCTCTTTTTGCAGCAGATTTTAGTTTCTCATTTGACCACTTGAAGTTCAAATCGGGCTTTGAAACCACTAAAAACATTGATTTTCAAATAAATAATACTCAAAGCAAATTCGACTTGCATTTGACGAAAGAAAACTCTGGAAGTAAAGGAATTCTTGTAAACTACTGGAAAACATATATTTTAAAACCAGCAACTTATCTACCATGAAACGAATAACCATTTTAACCCTCCTATTTTTAACAGCTTTTATCTTTAGTTCCTTTGCAGGAGACAAATACATTTGGCCTGAATTCACTCCAACAGAAATTCCAGATTCCGTCAAAAAAGAAGATGCGATTTATCTTGAAAATAGAATCACGGTTGATTTCATGCTCGATTATGAAACCTCAATCGTTTATTTCAAACGCATTAAAATCCTTTCCAAAAAAGGAGTCGAAAACTTCATCAATCACGATTTATTCCAATTTAAAAGCGGATACATCAGTTTGAAAAAAGCCAGAATTATCAAACCCGACAATTCGTTTAAAGAACTTGGGGGTGAAAATATTATTGAAACCTTTATCGACAACAAGAATAAATATAACTCAAGCTATTTAAAACGCATTCAATTCATCTTTGCGAATTTGGAGGTTGGAGATATCATTGATGTGGTTTATCAAATTGACTATAAATCCTACACACTCTCAAATTGTATCTATCTGGAAGATGATTTAATTTCTCTGAACTCGCGTTTGTCGTTGAGAAATTTCAGCAAGTTTGAATTAACCGTTTACCCTTCGAAAAACCTCACTGATTTCGTGACCCAAAACTCAGGAAGTTCACCAATTTTCTATTGGAATATCAAAGGAGTTGGAAAAAGATCCATCAATGAATTTGCGGCGCATCGTCAAAATGATTCAAAAGTTTCATATACACTTTGGTATCCTCAAACTGATTTATCTTACGAATTGATCTACTCGAATGACTATGACAGTTATCACGTTAACACGGGATTCAAAAACTTTACTGAAATTCTAAAGCGAGATGGAGTATATCAATCGGATTTGAGTCCCTTTGAGAACATCAATGTCATTATTCGTTATTTTGAAAAGGATTTCACATGGAATACAGACGAAAAAATGCCTGCGAGTATTAAAACGTCTGATTGTTATAACAAAGAAATAATCGATGACGTCATTTTCTATCGTCTGATGCAGCAATATTTGGATGAAAATGAGTTAAAATATCACATTGGATTTACACGAGATATAAATGATGGTGTTTTTGAACATGGATTTGTCGCCTTGTATCAGCTGGACTATCGCTATCTGATTATCGAAAAGGGAGAAGGCGATGAACATTTCCTGTTCTCCCCAACTAGTAAAAGCAGATTCTATTATTTGGATGAAATTCCAGCAGCATGCGAAGGAAATCAATCAATCCTATTCACTGGAAATCGAGATAAGGTTTCTACCAGTTCTGTTTTATTGCCGCAAAGTGACTTTAACAGTAACAAACATACAGCAACCATTGTTTTGAAAACAGGACATCTTTCGGATACAAGCATCAGGATAAACAGAAGAGATTCATTTACTGGTCAACATTCTGTGTTATTCCGAAATCCTTCTACAGCAAGATTTTTTAAAAACATGAAGGTCTCCGACACCATTTTAGCACCTCACGAATTGAAGTATGTATATCCTTATCCCATTAATTTTAAGCAGGAAGACACAATCTACACCTGTTTCTCGAATTTTGATGAGAATCTATATGCATTTAATGCTGAAAAATTAATTCCAAGCTTCATCTTCTTTGCCGATGAGACCAAAGAACCAGTTGCAGATTATAGCATCATTCCTTTTGGGAAACAACAAAAATATTCCATCTACATTGAATCACCAAACGCACTAAAAATTGCAGATAAAGTAACCTCTTTGGTGAAATCCAATTCAGCAGGTTCCGTGAAGACAGAAATTATTCAAACAGATCCAAACAAGATAAAAATAAACTACGAAATCAAATTGGAAAAACGAATTCTTTCGAATGTTACCGAAAGCAATGAATACTTGGAATTAGTTCAAGAATGGGCAAACATCGTTACCAAAAAGTGGATTATTCAAGAAGGATAAAAACAAAAGATCTTAAGACGTTATTTACTCCTAGTAATCCAATGCATCGTACTAATATCCTAAATTCTTATTACCAATAAACAATCCCTTAGCTAAAACATTTTATTAAATTTAAGCTTTCAAAAATCAAAATTATGAGTGAAATAATTGACAATTACAGCTTCGATACCGCTGCAAAACAAGCCGCTGCAAGACAATTCTTTGGAAAAGTATATGGGTTCATGTTCTTTGCATTGATTGTTTCAGGAGCAATTGCATACCAATACGGAACAACTGAATTCTTCTTGAAATACTTCATCACCCCAACTCCACAAGGAGGAAAACTTTCAATCTTGTATTATGTCGTGATTTTTTCACCTATTGGGATTGCTTTGTTATTCCAAACAATGATTAATCGACTCTCATTCCCGCTATTATTTGGACTTTTCTCCATTTACAGCATCTTAATTGGATTTGCAATTTCTAGTATTTTCCTTCGTTATTCTATGGGTTCAATCGTAACTACTTTTGGCGTCACAGCTGGAACCTTTGGGGTAATGGCAATCATGGGATATGTCACCAAAGCAGATTTAACCAAAATGGGATCCATTTTATACATGGCATTCATTGGAATCTTCATTGCTTCAATCGTTAATTTTTTCTTAGATAGTAGCGGTTTAGGTTACTTAATTTCAATCTTAGGAGTAATCGTATTTACTGGATTAACTGCTTACCACATGCAGCAATTGAAAAAATTTGCGCATGATTCTGAAATGTCAGCAGACGACAAAAACAAAATGGCGCTTTTGGGTGGGTTCACCTTATATGTTTTATTCATCAATTTGTTCCTTTCATTGCTTCGTTTATTTGGAGGAAGAGACTAATATTTCACATAACATTCTTTAACTTAAAACGTGCTAAAATTGAAGTTTAGCGCGTTTTTTTGTGCGTAACTTTAAGGTAAAATTTACAAACAATGATTTCTTTTGGCCCGGCAATGCTCATCGGTTTAGTCTTTATGGGAATTGGACTATTGGTGAGCTGGCGATTAAAAAACAAATTTCAGGAATTCAGTAAAATTCCCTCTCAAAGTCGATTAAGTGGACGTGAAATTGCAGAACGCATGCTTCGCGATCACGGCATTTTTGATGTCCGTGTAACGTGTATTCCTGGACAATTAACCGATCACTACAATCCAGCAGACAAAACGGTAAATCTTTCGGAAGAAGTGTACCATGGAACAAATGCAGCTTCCTCTGCAATTGCAGCACACGAATGCGGACATGCAGTCCAACATTCCAAATCTTATGCACCTCTTCGATGGCGCTCAAAATTAGTTCCGCTTCAACATGCTTCTGGTTTATTCTTGAATATTCTCATGATGGCAACCTTTATTGGTGGAGCCGTATTGTTTGAATCGTTTCCGATCAAATGGGTGCTTTGGGCAATCGTTATCGCCTATGGTTCCATTGCACTTTTCAGTATTGTCACTTTACCGGTGGAGTTTGACGCATCCAAACGTGCTTTGCTGTGGATTGAAAAATCTGGAACGGCTACAAAAGTGGAATATGAACGATCGAAAAAAGCATTAAATCTGGCAGCCACAACATACGTGGTAGCAGCATTGGGGGCAATTGTAACGATGATTTACTACATTTTGCGCTTAATTGGAATAAACGATGATTAATTTCTTTTCATTTTTCAAACAAAACCTTACATTTGAGAAAAATTTCAAGTTATGTCAGAGCATCATTCAGAACATCACACAGATCATCACGAAAAGAATGACACTTTCTTTGAAAGTTCTACAGTAGGAATTGGATTCGTGTACACGATCATCCTTTTAGCGATTATCGGGTCGATTTACGCATTCGCATAGTATAAGGAGGAAAGTAAATCCTCCTTTTTTGTTTCACTGAATTCGTCCTATGCCATTCAATTCAATTTTTGCTTGGGTCATCAAAAAGCGCTTGCATCAGATTGAGCTTTTCCGGAAATACCCAGAAAATGTTCAACATGAGCTTTTCGAAAAATTGATTGAGAATGGAAGTCAAAGTGAATTTGGCAGAAAATACAACTTCTCACAAATTACTTCTTACGAAGACTTTTCCAAATCAGTCCCATTAAACAATTACGACACTCTCAAACCGTGGGTTGAGCGCTTGATGCAGGGCGAACAAAACATGCTGTGGTCGCACGACACAAAATGGTTTGCAAAAAGCTCTGGAACGACTTCAGATCGAAGTAAATTTATTCCAGTTACCAAAGAATCGTTAGAGGATTGTCATTATAAAGGCGGAAAAGATCTCCTTGCTCTTTATTACGAAAACTTTCCAAATCGGAAATTATACAAAGGGAAACACCTCATTATTGGAGGAAGTGCTCAAATATTGCCCGTCTCGCACGATATGTATCAAGGCGATTTATCAGCGATTATTGTCAAAAACTTGCCTTGGTGGGCCGAAATGAGACGAACTCCTTCCAAGGAAATTGCGCTGATGACGGAATGGGAGGAAAAAATTGAAAAAATGGCCCGTTCAACCATCGAGGAAGATGTGTACATCATTGCTGGCGTTCCAAGTTGGACATTGGTATTGGCTCGAAAAATTTTAGAAATAACAGGAAAGAAAAACCTGCGCGAGGTTTGGCCCAACCTGGAGCTATTTATGCACGGAGGAGTAAGCTTTGAACCTTACAGAGAAGCTTTCAGAGAATTGATTCCATTTGATGACATGCACTATGTGGAAACATACAATGCTTCAGAAGGGTTTTTCGGAATTCAAGATGTGGACGGATCCAATGAATTGCTCTTGATGTTGGATTATGGAATTTTCTACGAATTCATTCCTATGGATCGTTTTGAAGATACCGATTCAAAAACCGTTCTTAAACTTGATCAAGTTGAACTAGATACCGAATATGCACTTGTCATTTCCACCAATGCTGGACTTTGGAGATACATCATGGGAGATACCATTCGATTTACTTCTAAAACACCTTATCGGTTTAGATTGACAGGGAGAACAAAACACTTCATCAATGCTTTTGGAGAAGAGGTAATTGTAAACAATACAGATTTTGCCATCAAAGAAGCATGTTCAAAAACCAATGCAATTATCCGCGAATACACAGTTGCTCCAATATACATGGATGGGAAAACCCAGGGAAAACACGAATGGTTGATTGAATTTGATCGCGAACCAAATGACTTGAATCGCTTCATGTACTTATTGGATGAGTCATTGAGAGCAATCAATTCCGACTATGACGCCAAGAGAACAAAAAATCTGGCACTTGGAAAACCCGTCTTACATGTTTTATCTTCAGGTAGTTTTGAAGCTTGGTTGCAAAAAAAAGGTAAATTAGGAGGACAACACAAAGTTCCTCGCTTAATGAATTCCCGAGAAATAGTGGAACAAATCTTGCAAGAGACCTCATACAAAACAGTCCAATATGTTTAAGATCGGAGCGTTGCTTTTATTCTTTTCTCTTTCAAGCGCGATCTATTCTCAGCAGAAATGGAAGGAGTTATGGAGTCTCGACATTGATTCAACCGCAATTTGGGATATTGACCCCATGCACCAAAGCATTATTTACCAAAATCAAAATGTTCAAAAGCGTGATGCGAAAGGTCAACTAATGCTCCAAGAAAGCATTAAATCGCTTGGAAATATTCAAAAAATAGACGCTCAAAACCCACTTAAAATCGCCTTGTTTTCAGAAGATCAACAGAGCATTTGTTTTTTGGACAATGCCCTTGCTCTGCAAACAACCTGTCTTTATTTGAGTGATTTGAACATCAGTTTGGCAGCTAGTATGAGTGCATCTATTCAAACAGATCGCATTTGGGTTTACGACGAACCGAACTCCAAAATTGATTTGATTACGTTGAGAAACGGTCAAAACCAGCAAGTTCAAAACGTAAAAGGTCTCTTAAACTTACATTCGATTGTGAACATGCAGGAAATTGATAATCGCTTGTATTTGTTTGATGAACAAAATCAAGTTGCGTGGTTTGACCAATTTGGAAACTTCATCGATGTTGCAACGCTCACCCCCAACAAACCTATCTACCCCATTCAAGATTATTTTCTAATTGCAGAAGGGAAAAACATTCAAACCGTGGATCTCAATTCCGAATTCGTTGCGTTTTTCTTTGAAGGAGATGCCATTCTTGATTCATCCGTTCGAAAGATGGAAGTTTCTGGAGATCGCTTGTATGTGCAGACACAAAAAAGACTGTATTGTTTTAGAGTGATTCAATAGTTCAATTCCCGATAGCTATCGGGATCAATAGTTCAATAGTTCAATAGTTCAATTCCCGATAGCTATCGGGATCAATAGTTCAAATACAATTCAAATTAAACTTATTGAACACTTTGAACTTTTTGAACTTTTTGAACTTTTTGTAACCCTTTCAATAGCTGATTTCAGTCATTCACCAAGTCAATAAGGGTAAACACACAGCGGGAATATTTTTTTGAACAAAGAGCCATTTATGTAGGTAGATTTTGTAATTTAGTCTCCCCGAAAAACTCATAAATTATGCATATTGCAGTAGCAGGAAATATTGGATCTGGAAAGACAACGCTTACAAAAATGTTGGCAAAACATTATAATTGGGAGACTCATTATGAGGACGTTGAACACAATCCATATCTAAATGACTTCTACGAAGACATGCAACGTTGGTCTTTTAATCTACAGATTTACTATTTGAACTCTCGTTTCACTCAGATTCAAGAAATAAAGAATAGTACTACTCATGTAATTCAAGACAGAACGATTTATGAAGATGCATTCATTTTCGCGCCAAACTTACATTCCATGGGTTTGATGACAACGCGCGATTTTGAGAATTACTTCTCCTTGTTCAACTTAATGGACTCATTCGTCTCGGCGCCAGATTTATTGATTTATTTAAGAGCATCTGTTCCTACTTTGGTGAATCAAATTCAACAACGCGGAAGAGAATACGAAGAAAGTATCCGTTTGGACTATTTAAAGCGCTTAAATGAGCGTTATGAAGCTTGGATTTCTACTTACGACAATGGTAAATTGTTAATCATCGACGTAGACAATAACTCATTCCCAGATAATCAAGAAGATTTAGGAAAGATTATTCAATCGATTGATGCAGAAATTAACGGTTTATTCTAAGAATAAATCTTCCGTTCCTTCAGCTTCCGAAAAATCTAGTTATTTAGAAATCACAATTAGATCAAAATATAATAATCTAGTTGCTAATTCTGCTGTTTCAAAGAGACCTGTTACTTCTTTTTCTTGTTGCTCAGAACTAAACATTTCAGTGAAACCATTTCTTTTATAATATTTTAATGGAGCAATCTCATTATATGAATCTACAACAACAAATCTACATCCAGTTTTGTTAGAGCCATCAACAAACCAAGATTTGATAAAGTCCATTAATTGATCACCAATAGATTTATCTTCAGAAGGAATTTTCCTGAATTCTTTATTAACACCTAAGCGTCCTATCATAACTGCAGGATAGCTTTTCATTTGTTTTTGTCTTGGAATACTTGTGATTACCTTTTTCTTTCTAGCATTTGGAAGTATAAATGTTTTAATGCTATCATTAGCAACTGTGAAAGCTGCTACTACAACACTCTCATCTTCGTCTAGTGTAAAACAATAACTTTTTCCTAATAATTCAGAAGTATAATTTAGAACATCATTTGTAAAGAAATCATTTAAATCAGCATTGCCACAATCGAATGCTTGACAATTATCTAGAACCTCTTTATTATAAACTCGAAGCGTACATTTATCTTCTAAAAATGCCAATTATCAAAACTTAAAATTGTGCTTTAGCAAGAATTTTGCTAGAGGCCGCGATTTCCTTGGTGAATTTAATTGTTGCTTTTTTTGCAACAGAGGCTTTAGCATTTCTGTTAAAAGAAACAGCAGCTTTATCCTTAAGGATTGGAACGCTTTTAATTGCAATAGCCATTATCTTTTTTATTGAATATAAAACAAATTTATGAGATTTTAATTATCTGTCCTAATATTTCGATTTCCGGTATTCATAATTACTGTTAATCAAGAAGATTTAGGAAAGATTATTCAATCGATTGATGTAGAAATTAACGGTTTATTCTAAGAATAAATCTTCCGTTCCTTCAGCTTCCGAAAAATCTTTTAAAAGCAGCGCTAAATCTGTCAGAATTGCATCTTTTTGCTGGTCTTCTCCTTGGTTTTGTCCAAAATATTCTGTGAGCAATAATTGAGACTCTAAGATTGCCGATTCTGGTGCCATCATTTCAAAATTCTCAATCACAGTGATTGCTTCCAGTGCATCCAAAAAATCTCCTTCAATTCCAAACAACACGAAATCTGCCAAATAATCGGAAAAATCTAGTTTCGAATTCCAAAAAGTAGCCAGTAATTTTCGTTGTAAATTGCTATTCGTTGGATTCTTAAATGCTTCCATCAAAGGTTCAATAGCAGAAGTATCTTTCAAACTTTGAAATAAATCAAAAACTAACGCTTCATTTTCTTTCGAAAGTCCATTTCTCCAAGTTTCAATAATTGGATCAATTACGGATGCATGACCATGAACTGAAAAGGCTTTTAGAGCACCTGCAATCTTCACTTCCTCCTTGCTTTGCAAATCAGTAATTAACTTTCCAACCTTTAATTTATCTTGCTTATTCAAATTACTATTCGCCACCTGATTATTTTTTCACAAAAGTACAAAATACCACTATCTTTGGGTCATTATGAATTGGAAGAAATCCATTATTTTTTCGGGAGTTTTGATTTTAGCGAATTCTTGTATGGTTGAAGAGGCAAAACCCATCAGCCATGAGAAACTAATTGTTTACACGGATAATTATTGTCCCAAAGACAGTATTATTATTCAAGAATTTGAACAATTGAAACATATTTCTGTTCAAGTTATCTTTCAATCGAAGAATGAAATTGCACAACGAATTAAAAAGGACAAATTCAATACTGGAATTGATGTCTTACTACTTTCATCAGATAGTTTGAGAGAAGATTTATACAACAAAAGCTTATTTACTGCAATACAAGACCGTTCGATTTTCAAGAATATCAATCGTCAATTTCACAACAATCATGGCTATTGGATTCCTTTTAGTCACAATCCACTAATAATGGTCACTCCAAGGGACTCCGCATCCAAATGTGAGCCAATGAACTGGAGCAAATTTAAAAACGATAGTATTAAACCCAAATTATCTATTACGTCCAACCTAAGTTCTTATTTATTGAAATTAAATAAAACTGAAAAATTTGCGCTTGTAGAAAGTTCTAAATTCCCAACCAATAAGAATTACAGTATTTATCCACTTGATGAGTTCGTAGAAATTTCTGATAAAGACATGCGCTTTTCGCAAAAAAAATGCTTTTATTACTTAGTCGAAAAACAGCGTTATCTCACAAATTTCACCAGTATTAGTTTGTACAAATACAGCCGAAATAAGATCTTATCTGAGCAATTCATCCGTTTTTTCTGTCGCTATCAATACCAAGCGGCATCGAATAGAAACCAACTTTCAACTTATAATACCATTCAATCCAATTACTTAATTCGGGAGCTTGAAATTCAGTAAAATCATTTAAGTAGCTTAAAATTAATTTGTTAAAAATTAAATAATAAAGTAAATTTACCTTACTTTTAGTCAAACTTCTTACACTACTACTATGAGTTCAACCGTGCTTACCAATACGGATCGAATACTGCTAAACCCAGATAATCGCAAACAAACGTTTGGATTACTGATTGTTTTCTATGTGTTAATCAGCGTCTTATTCGTCGCTTTATCGATTCAATTAACCAATCACATTTATTTCCCCCTAGGAACAGCATTTGGTTTAGCAATCATTTTTACCATTTGGGTGAAAATAATACGAGTTACTTTAGCAACGGGATACATCAAAAGCGATGTTGTTATCCTAAAGCTATTATCCGAAAAAGCATTTGTATTGGAATTTATCTGTATCAAAAAAGCCCGATCACTATCTGTTCTTGGCTTATCCGTTACATTTCTTAAATTCAAATTTGATGGGGTTGAGTACCATACCATTTTGTGCGGAAAACCGATGCAGGGTGGAACTATTGAAACTGTTCTTAAAGCTCACAAAAGAGCCCATAAAGAACAATTAAAGAAAAACAAGCCATAAGCCGGGTTCTGTACATTCCAAAGAATAAACTTCAGAACTGACTGTCATTTATCTAGCACTGACGTCACCATCAGCATCTATCGATCTACCCTCCAAGCATCCCGACA from Fluviicola taffensis DSM 16823 carries:
- a CDS encoding 6-pyruvoyl trahydropterin synthase family protein; translation: METVYITRREHFNAAHKLWREEWSDEKNEEVFGKCSNKNWHGHNFELFVTVKGEPNPETGFVINLKDLSVIIKELVIEEVDHKNLNLDVPFLKGKLASTENLAIEIWKIIDAPIQEAGGQLCKIKLVETENNYVEYFGGKEPF
- the folE gene encoding GTP cyclohydrolase I FolE, giving the protein MSDFHYNDDTTENISTIYKSILSQIGENPEREGLLKTPERVAKALQFLTQGYDIKPADILKSALFHEEYSEMVIVKDIEVYSMCEHHMLPFFGKAHIAYIPNGTIVGLSKIPRVVDAFSRRLQVQERLTIEIRDCIQETLKPKGVAVVLECQHMCMQMRGVQKQNSVTTSSAFTGLFLSNDSTRKEFINLVQAKLH
- a CDS encoding DUF3858 domain-containing protein translates to MKRITILTLLFLTAFIFSSFAGDKYIWPEFTPTEIPDSVKKEDAIYLENRITVDFMLDYETSIVYFKRIKILSKKGVENFINHDLFQFKSGYISLKKARIIKPDNSFKELGGENIIETFIDNKNKYNSSYLKRIQFIFANLEVGDIIDVVYQIDYKSYTLSNCIYLEDDLISLNSRLSLRNFSKFELTVYPSKNLTDFVTQNSGSSPIFYWNIKGVGKRSINEFAAHRQNDSKVSYTLWYPQTDLSYELIYSNDYDSYHVNTGFKNFTEILKRDGVYQSDLSPFENINVIIRYFEKDFTWNTDEKMPASIKTSDCYNKEIIDDVIFYRLMQQYLDENELKYHIGFTRDINDGVFEHGFVALYQLDYRYLIIEKGEGDEHFLFSPTSKSRFYYLDEIPAACEGNQSILFTGNRDKVSTSSVLLPQSDFNSNKHTATIVLKTGHLSDTSIRINRRDSFTGQHSVLFRNPSTARFFKNMKVSDTILAPHELKYVYPYPINFKQEDTIYTCFSNFDENLYAFNAEKLIPSFIFFADETKEPVADYSIIPFGKQQKYSIYIESPNALKIADKVTSLVKSNSAGSVKTEIIQTDPNKIKINYEIKLEKRILSNVTESNEYLELVQEWANIVTKKWIIQEG
- a CDS encoding Bax inhibitor-1/YccA family protein — protein: MSEIIDNYSFDTAAKQAAARQFFGKVYGFMFFALIVSGAIAYQYGTTEFFLKYFITPTPQGGKLSILYYVVIFSPIGIALLFQTMINRLSFPLLFGLFSIYSILIGFAISSIFLRYSMGSIVTTFGVTAGTFGVMAIMGYVTKADLTKMGSILYMAFIGIFIASIVNFFLDSSGLGYLISILGVIVFTGLTAYHMQQLKKFAHDSEMSADDKNKMALLGGFTLYVLFINLFLSLLRLFGGRD
- a CDS encoding zinc metallopeptidase, producing MISFGPAMLIGLVFMGIGLLVSWRLKNKFQEFSKIPSQSRLSGREIAERMLRDHGIFDVRVTCIPGQLTDHYNPADKTVNLSEEVYHGTNAASSAIAAHECGHAVQHSKSYAPLRWRSKLVPLQHASGLFLNILMMATFIGGAVLFESFPIKWVLWAIVIAYGSIALFSIVTLPVEFDASKRALLWIEKSGTATKVEYERSKKALNLAATTYVVAALGAIVTMIYYILRLIGINDD
- a CDS encoding GH3 auxin-responsive promoter family protein codes for the protein MPFNSIFAWVIKKRLHQIELFRKYPENVQHELFEKLIENGSQSEFGRKYNFSQITSYEDFSKSVPLNNYDTLKPWVERLMQGEQNMLWSHDTKWFAKSSGTTSDRSKFIPVTKESLEDCHYKGGKDLLALYYENFPNRKLYKGKHLIIGGSAQILPVSHDMYQGDLSAIIVKNLPWWAEMRRTPSKEIALMTEWEEKIEKMARSTIEEDVYIIAGVPSWTLVLARKILEITGKKNLREVWPNLELFMHGGVSFEPYREAFRELIPFDDMHYVETYNASEGFFGIQDVDGSNELLLMLDYGIFYEFIPMDRFEDTDSKTVLKLDQVELDTEYALVISTNAGLWRYIMGDTIRFTSKTPYRFRLTGRTKHFINAFGEEVIVNNTDFAIKEACSKTNAIIREYTVAPIYMDGKTQGKHEWLIEFDREPNDLNRFMYLLDESLRAINSDYDAKRTKNLALGKPVLHVLSSGSFEAWLQKKGKLGGQHKVPRLMNSREIVEQILQETSYKTVQYV
- a CDS encoding deoxynucleoside kinase — translated: MHIAVAGNIGSGKTTLTKMLAKHYNWETHYEDVEHNPYLNDFYEDMQRWSFNLQIYYLNSRFTQIQEIKNSTTHVIQDRTIYEDAFIFAPNLHSMGLMTTRDFENYFSLFNLMDSFVSAPDLLIYLRASVPTLVNQIQQRGREYEESIRLDYLKRLNERYEAWISTYDNGKLLIIDVDNNSFPDNQEDLGKIIQSIDAEINGLF